TGCCAACGGCGGCAGCGTGGGCTCCTCCACCGTGCGCGGCGTGATGGACGACCACCCGCTCACCTGCACCCCCGACACCGAGATCGACGAAGTGCGCCGCATGATGCTCGAGCGCCACGCCCGCTACATGCCGGTGCTCACCCAGCGCACGCTGATGGGCGTCATCTCCTTCTACGACGTCGCCCGCGCCGTGGTGGAAACGCAGGACTTCGAGAACCGCATGCTCAAGGCCTACATCCGCGACTGGCCGGCCGGCGAGGAGCAGACCGCTCCCCAGACCACGCTCTGACACCCGAACAAAAAAACGCCACCCGGCGCGAGCCGGGTGGCGTTTCCATTTCAGCTCGTGATCAGAAGCTGTGGCGGATGCCTGCCACGAACTCGGTGACGTCGCGGTCGTCCGCCGTCATCAGGCCGTTCGGCACCGAGCCGTTCCAGCGGTTCGCGTAGCTGGCGCCTTCGTTGTCGAACTGCGTCAGCGACGTGTAGACCGCGGTGCGCTTCGACAGGTCGTACTGGTAGCCCACGCCGAACGCCTTCGTCTTGCCCACGTCCACGTTGCGCGCCTTGTTCTCGAGGTACTGCGTGCGCACGAGGTGCTGGCCGAAGCGGTAGTCGCCGCCCACCCAGTAGCCGCGGCCGTCGGCGTTGTCCACCGTGCGGTCGTCCACCGAGATGATGCCCGCGGTCAGGCGGGCCGGGCCGAAGGTGTACGCCGCGGCGCCGGACGTCGTGCGCACCTGCAGGCCGCTCGCGTCGCCCTTGTCGTCCACGTAGGAGACCATCGCGTCGAACGGACCCTGCGTGTAGCGGGCATAGACGTCGGCGATGCGGTTGTCGGTCGTGGCGCCGGCCACTTCGCCCGCGCCGTAGGTCAGGCCGCCGCGGAAGCCGGCGTACGAGGCGGTCTCGAACTTGATCGAGTTGTTGATGCGGGCCGGACCCCCGTTGCCGGTGGCCGACGTGGTGGTGCCGCCGCGCACGGGCTCGTAGCCGCCGAAGCCGCCGATCACCGCGGTGCTCGGGCCGACGTTGGTGTTGCCGAAGGTGCTGAAGTCGTTCGACAGCGTGTAGATGCTGCCGTACTGGCGGCCGAGGGTCAGCGTGCCGTACTGCGAGCCGAGGCCCACGAAGGCCTGGCGGCCCCAGAAGGCGTTCTGGCCGTTGGTGCCGTCGTCGAGGTTGATGCCGCTTTCCAGCACGAACAGGGCCTTCAGGCCGCCGCCCAGATCCTCGTTCCCGCGGAAGCCGATGCGCGAGCCGTTCAGGCCGCCGGACTGCACGCGGTTCTCGGTGACGGCGCCATGGGCGGACTGCACGTAGGCGTCGACGACGCCGTAGATGGTGACGGAGGAATTGCTCGGCTCGGTGGTCTGCGCGCCGGCCGACAGGCTGGCGGCGAGGGCGATCGTGCCGAGGGCAAGGGGGGTGAACTTCATGTAACTCTCCAATCAGTAGGGACCCCCTCATCCGGCAGGCACGGCCGGAGGTGGACCTCCGTGACCGCGGCAGCACCGACCGGTGCCGCGTCTTGGGGATGATCCTAGGGAGAACCCTCAGTCAAACCAAGACAGGCGCACTCAATACGCTGTTGCTGCAGCAGCAACAGTCGTGCACTTGAAGTTGGAAGATCAGCCCCAACGGATCAATCGGCGGGGGCGTAAAATGCAGGCTCCCTTCCTGGCTCCCCATTCCCCATGTCCGGCAGCACCTTCGGCACCCTGTTCCGTGTCACCAACTTCGGTGAATCCCATGGCCCCGCCATCGGCTGCGTGATCGACGGCTGCCCGCCCGGCATGAAGCTGTCCGAGGCCGACATCCAGCCCGACCTGGACCGCCGCCGCCCCGGCACCTCGCGCCACGTGACGCAGCGCAACGAACCTGATGCGGTCGAGATCCTGTCGGGGGTCTACGAAGGGGTGACGACCGGCACGCCCATCTGCCTGCTGATCCGCAACACCGACCAGCGCAGCAAGGACTACGGCAACATCCTGCAGACCTTCCGCCCCGGCCACGCCGACTACACCTACTGGCACAAGTACGGCGTGCGCGACCCGCGCGGCGGCGGCCGCTCGTCGGCCCGCCTGACGGCGCCCATGGTGGCGGCCGGTGCGGTCGCGAAGAAGTGGCTGCGCGAGAAACACGGCACCACCTTCGACGGCCACATGGTCCAGATCGGCGAGATCGAGATCCCGTTCGAGTCGATGGACCACGTGCCGAACAACCCGTTCTTCGCCGCCAACGCCACCGACATCCCGCGCCTCGAGGCCTACATGGACGAGCTGCGCAAGGCCGGCGACAGCTGCGGCGCCCGCATCGCCGTGGCCGCGCGCCACGTGCCGGTGGGCTGGGGCGCGCCGCTGTTCGACAAGCTCGACGCCGACATCGCCTACGCGATGATGGGCATCAACGCGGTCAAGGGCGTCGAGATCGGCGCCGGCTTCGCGAGCGTGGCCCAGCGCGGCACCACGCACGGCGACTCGCTGACCCCGTCGGGCTTCGCCGGCAACAACGCGGGCGGCGTGCTGGGCGGCATCTCCACGGGGCAGGACGTCACCGTGCAAATCGCCATCAAGCCCACCAGCTCGATCCGCAGCTCGCGCGAATCCATCGACCTGGCCGGTGCGCCGGCCACGGTGGAGACCTTCGGCCGCCACGACCCGTGCGTGGGCATCCGCGCGACGCCCATCGCCGAGGCCATGCTGGCCCTCGTGCTGATCGACCACGCGCTGCAGCACCGCGCCCAGTGCGGCGACGTGCACGTCGCCGTGCCGCCCATCGCAGCGGGGCAGGGCTCAATCGGCTGACGGCAGCGCCTTCGCGAGGAACGGCGCCGTGACACTGTCCGGCGCCGCGGCCACCTGCTCCGGCGTGCCGGCCGCCACGATGCGGCCCCCGGCGCTCCCCGCGCCCGGCCCGATGTCGACCACCCAGTCGCTCCCGGCCACCACCCGCATCTCGTGCTCGACCACCACGACGGTGTTGCCCGCCTCGACCAGGCCGTGCAGCTGGGCCATGAGCCGGTCGACGTCGGCCGCGTGCAGCCCGGTGGTGGGTTCGTCCAGCACGTAGAGCGTGTCGCCGCGCTGCACGCGCTGCAGTTCGGTCGCGAGCTTGATGCGCTGCGCCTCGCCGCCCGACAGCTCCGTGGCCGGCTGGCCCAGCCGCAGGTAGCCGAGGCCGATCTGCTGCAGCAGGCGCAGCGGCCGCTCGACGGCGGCGTCCTCGGCGAAGAAGGCGAGGGCCTCGTCGACGGTCATGTGCAGCACGTCGGCGATGGTTTTTCCGCGCAGCGTCACCTTCAGCGTGGCCGTGTTGTAGCGGGCGCCGTGGCACGTGGGACAGGGCGCGTAGACGCTCGGCAGGAACAGCAGTTCGACGCTCACGAAGCCTTCGCCTTCGCAGGTCTCGCAGCGGCCCTTGGGCACGTTGAACGAGAACCGGCCGGCGTCGTACTTTCGCGAGCGGGCGGCCGGTGTCGCCGCGAAGAGCTTGCGCACCGGGTCGAAGAGCCCCGTGTACGTCGCGAGGTTCGAACGCGGCGTCCGCCCGATGGGCTTCTGGTCGACCTGCACGAGGCGGCGCACCGCGGCGGTGTCGCCGCGCAGGCGCCCCCGCGTGGCCACACGCACCTCCGGTTCGTCGGACTCGTCGTCGGCGGGGGGCGGGGCGTCCTGGCCCAGGTGGGTCGCGACGAGGTCCACCAGCGCCTGGCTCACGAGGCTCGACTTGCCCGAGCCCGACACGCCGGTCACGGCGCAGAACGTGCCGAGCGGGAAGGCGGCGTCGAGCCCCTGCAGGTTGTTGCGCGTGATGCCCTCGAGGCGCAGCCAGCCCCGCGCCGCGCGGGCGGGCCGCGCGCGCGCCGGGGGGGGCTCGAACAGGTACTTCGCGGTGTGCGACGCGGCCACGCCGCGCAGGCCCTCCGGCGGCCCGCTGTAGAGCACGGTGCCGCCGAGTTCGCCCGCGTCGGGCCCCACGTCGACGAGCCAGTCGGCGTGGCGCATCAGGTCGAGGTCGTGTTCCACCACGAACAGCGTGTTGCCCGCCTCGCGCAGGCGCCCGAGCGCGCGGCGCAGGGCCTCGCCGTCGCCCGGGTGCAGGCCGGCCGAGGGTTCGTCGAGCACGTAGACCACGCCGAACAGGTTCGAGCGGATCTGCGTGGCGAGCCGCAGGCGCTGCAGCTCACCGGGGGACAGCGTGGGCGTGGCGCGGTCGAGCGACAGGTAGCCGAGGCCGAGGTCGCGCAGCAGGTGCACGCGGTCGAGCACGTCGGTGGCGATGCGTTGCGCGGCCACCTGCCGCTCCTCGGTGAGGCCCGTGACGAGGCCTTCGCCGCCGCCGGTCAGCACGTCGCCGAGGCGGTCCAGGGGCAGTTGCGACAGCTCCGCGATGTCGAGCCCGCCGAAGGTCACCGAGAGCGATTCGGGCTTGAGCCGCTTGCCGTGGCACACCGGACAGTCGGAGGCCGCGAGGTACTGCGCCGCGCGGCGTTTCATCAGCGGGCTCTGCGACGTGGCGAAGGTGTGCAGCACGTGGCGGCGCGCGCTCGTGAACGTGCCCTGGTACGCCGGCTCGGTCTTGCGGCGCAGCGCGGCGCGGGTCTCGGCCGGCGTGAAGCCCGGGTACACGGGCACGGTGGGCTGCTCGTCGGTGAACAGGATCCAGTGGCGCACCTTCTTCGGCAGGTCGCGCCAGGGCACGTCCACGTCGTGGCCGAGGGTCACGAGGATGTCCCGCAGGTTCTGCCCGTGCCACGCGAGCGGCCAGGCGGCCACGGCGCGCTCGCGGATGGTCAGCGAGTCGTCGGGCACCATCGAGCGTTCGGTGGCGTCGTACACGCGGCCGAGGCCGTGGCAGGACGGGCACGCGCCCTGCGGCGTGTTGGGCGAGAAGTCCTCCGCGTGCAGCATCGGCTGGTGCGCCGGGTAGGTGCCGGCCCGCGAGTACAGCATGCGCAGCAGGTTCGAGAGGGTGGTGACGCTGCCCACCGACGAGCGCGCGCCCGGCGTGCCACGCTGCTGCTGCAGCGCGATGGCCGGCGGCAGGCCCTCGATGGCGTCGACGGCGGGCACGCCCACCTGGTCGATGAAGCGCCGGGCGTACGGCGCCACCGACTCGAAGTAGCGCCGCTGCGCTTCCGCGTAGAGGGTGCCGAAGGCGAGCGACGACTTGCCCGAGCCCGAGACGCCGCTGAAGACGACGAGGGCGTCGCGGGGGATGTCCACGTCGACGCCGCGGAGGTTGTGTTCGCGTGCGCCGCGCACGCGCACGAATCGGTCGAGGGGATGTCGGTCCATCCCCGGACTGTAGGCAATCCACGTGCCCCGCGGGGCACCGGGCCCGAGCGCACGGCCGCCCGAAGCCGGGCCCGATCCCCTCGGGGGATCGGTCGCGGTACGCCGCGACCGAGGGGCTCGGATCACTCCGCCGAGTGGATCACGTCCCGCACCATCGGGTAGATGTGGCGCTTCCAGCGGCTGCCGCTGAACACGCCGTAGTGGCCCACGCCGGGCTGCACGTAGTGCGTGCGCAGGTACGGGCGCAGCTTGCTGCTGAGGTCCTGGGCGGCGAGGGTCTGGCCCACCGCGCAGATGTCGTCGCGTTCGCCCTCGACCGTCAGCAGCGCGGTGCGGCGGATGGCCGACGGGTCGATGCGCCGGCCGCGGAACATCAGCTCGCCCTTCGGCAGCGCGTACTCCTGGAACACGAGGCGCACCGTCTCGAGGTAGAAGTCGGCGGGGAGGTCGGAGACGGCGAAGTACTCCTCGTAGAACTTGCGGGTGTGCTCGATGTCGCCGGTCTTCTCCGCGTCGGCCAGCACGAGGTTCTTGTAGTACTCGCGGAACGCGGTCATGTGGCGTTCCTTGTTCATGTTGACGAACGCGGTGAGCTGCATGAACCCCGGGTACACCCGCCGGCCGCCGCCGGCGAAGCGCCAGGGCACGGTGCAGACGAGGTTCTGCTCGAACCACTCGATGGGTTTCGTGACGGCCAGGTCGTTGACCGCGGTGGGGTTGATGCGGCAGTCGATGGGGCCGGCCATCAGCGTGAGGCTGGCCGGGGTGGCCGGGTCGTTGTCCTCGGACATCAGCGCCACCGCGCTCAGCGCGGACACGCACGGCTGGCAGATGGCCATCAGGTGCGCACCCGGGCCCAGCACGCCGAGGAAGTCGATCAGGTACTGCGTGTACTCCTCGAGGCCGAAGCGGCCGGCGGACAGCGGCACGTCGCGGGCGTTGTGCCAGTCGGTGATGTAGACGTCGTGGTCGGCGAGCATCGTGCGCACCGTGTCGCGCAGCAGCGTGGCGAAATGGCCCGACATCGGTGCAACGATCAGCACGCGGGGCTGAGTTGGTGCACCCACCTTCCTGAAACGGAGCAGCGTGGCGAAGGGGGCGACGTGCGTGGCCTCCTCGATCACCTCCACGAACTTGCCGTCCACCTCGATGCCGTCGATGCCGAACGGCGGCCGCTTGTGCGTGACCTCGGACAAGGTCAGCGTGTGCAGCGCGGCGACGAGCTTGCGCTGTCCGTCGAGGGCCGACCAGGGGTTGTCGGGGTGCTGCAGCACCGGCAGGGCGGCCTTGGCCATCGTCCGCAACGGCCACATCAGATCGGCGTGGGCCTGGTAGGCCTGGTACATCATGGAGTCTCCTGGCGCTGTGGTGAGCCTGCTCTTGCAACTCCCGAGCCAAGGGCCGTGGCACATCCCTTGCGAGACGCGCTCCGCCCGATGACTTCGATGGAGTCCCTGCCCATGCCGCCAGTCGCCACCCCGGCCCGACCCAAGACCTCCGCCAAACCAGCG
This genomic stretch from Piscinibacter gummiphilus harbors:
- a CDS encoding polyhydroxyalkanoate depolymerase gives rise to the protein MMYQAYQAHADLMWPLRTMAKAALPVLQHPDNPWSALDGQRKLVAALHTLTLSEVTHKRPPFGIDGIEVDGKFVEVIEEATHVAPFATLLRFRKVGAPTQPRVLIVAPMSGHFATLLRDTVRTMLADHDVYITDWHNARDVPLSAGRFGLEEYTQYLIDFLGVLGPGAHLMAICQPCVSALSAVALMSEDNDPATPASLTLMAGPIDCRINPTAVNDLAVTKPIEWFEQNLVCTVPWRFAGGGRRVYPGFMQLTAFVNMNKERHMTAFREYYKNLVLADAEKTGDIEHTRKFYEEYFAVSDLPADFYLETVRLVFQEYALPKGELMFRGRRIDPSAIRRTALLTVEGERDDICAVGQTLAAQDLSSKLRPYLRTHYVQPGVGHYGVFSGSRWKRHIYPMVRDVIHSAE
- a CDS encoding excinuclease ABC subunit UvrA; the encoded protein is MDRHPLDRFVRVRGAREHNLRGVDVDIPRDALVVFSGVSGSGKSSLAFGTLYAEAQRRYFESVAPYARRFIDQVGVPAVDAIEGLPPAIALQQQRGTPGARSSVGSVTTLSNLLRMLYSRAGTYPAHQPMLHAEDFSPNTPQGACPSCHGLGRVYDATERSMVPDDSLTIRERAVAAWPLAWHGQNLRDILVTLGHDVDVPWRDLPKKVRHWILFTDEQPTVPVYPGFTPAETRAALRRKTEPAYQGTFTSARRHVLHTFATSQSPLMKRRAAQYLAASDCPVCHGKRLKPESLSVTFGGLDIAELSQLPLDRLGDVLTGGGEGLVTGLTEERQVAAQRIATDVLDRVHLLRDLGLGYLSLDRATPTLSPGELQRLRLATQIRSNLFGVVYVLDEPSAGLHPGDGEALRRALGRLREAGNTLFVVEHDLDLMRHADWLVDVGPDAGELGGTVLYSGPPEGLRGVAASHTAKYLFEPPPARARPARAARGWLRLEGITRNNLQGLDAAFPLGTFCAVTGVSGSGKSSLVSQALVDLVATHLGQDAPPPADDESDEPEVRVATRGRLRGDTAAVRRLVQVDQKPIGRTPRSNLATYTGLFDPVRKLFAATPAARSRKYDAGRFSFNVPKGRCETCEGEGFVSVELLFLPSVYAPCPTCHGARYNTATLKVTLRGKTIADVLHMTVDEALAFFAEDAAVERPLRLLQQIGLGYLRLGQPATELSGGEAQRIKLATELQRVQRGDTLYVLDEPTTGLHAADVDRLMAQLHGLVEAGNTVVVVEHEMRVVAGSDWVVDIGPGAGSAGGRIVAAGTPEQVAAAPDSVTAPFLAKALPSAD
- a CDS encoding CBS domain-containing protein, giving the protein MKVADILRVKGGTLFTVSPDQSLADALKTMAERDIGSLVVMDHGDLIGMLTFREVIVSIVANGGSVGSSTVRGVMDDHPLTCTPDTEIDEVRRMMLERHARYMPVLTQRTLMGVISFYDVARAVVETQDFENRMLKAYIRDWPAGEEQTAPQTTL
- a CDS encoding porin, producing the protein MKFTPLALGTIALAASLSAGAQTTEPSNSSVTIYGVVDAYVQSAHGAVTENRVQSGGLNGSRIGFRGNEDLGGGLKALFVLESGINLDDGTNGQNAFWGRQAFVGLGSQYGTLTLGRQYGSIYTLSNDFSTFGNTNVGPSTAVIGGFGGYEPVRGGTTTSATGNGGPARINNSIKFETASYAGFRGGLTYGAGEVAGATTDNRIADVYARYTQGPFDAMVSYVDDKGDASGLQVRTTSGAAAYTFGPARLTAGIISVDDRTVDNADGRGYWVGGDYRFGQHLVRTQYLENKARNVDVGKTKAFGVGYQYDLSKRTAVYTSLTQFDNEGASYANRWNGSVPNGLMTADDRDVTEFVAGIRHSF
- the aroC gene encoding chorismate synthase; translation: MSGSTFGTLFRVTNFGESHGPAIGCVIDGCPPGMKLSEADIQPDLDRRRPGTSRHVTQRNEPDAVEILSGVYEGVTTGTPICLLIRNTDQRSKDYGNILQTFRPGHADYTYWHKYGVRDPRGGGRSSARLTAPMVAAGAVAKKWLREKHGTTFDGHMVQIGEIEIPFESMDHVPNNPFFAANATDIPRLEAYMDELRKAGDSCGARIAVAARHVPVGWGAPLFDKLDADIAYAMMGINAVKGVEIGAGFASVAQRGTTHGDSLTPSGFAGNNAGGVLGGISTGQDVTVQIAIKPTSSIRSSRESIDLAGAPATVETFGRHDPCVGIRATPIAEAMLALVLIDHALQHRAQCGDVHVAVPPIAAGQGSIG